TTGGTAAAATTCTACTGGTTCTTTTTTTATATTTGGAGTAAGAAAAGGTTATTCAATATAATTCAAATTCTCATCTTGAATAAACTTTTTTACAGAATCGGATTATTATTTTCAGTTTTAATATGTAAAAATATCCAATTATATCTTGATCATATAAACAGGGGGTATATCTCCTCCTAGTGGTTAAATAGTCAGCCTCTAATACGTTATTTAAAGCAGTAAAGCTAGCTGCTACAGGTAGTACAGACTGAGGACAATTATTTTTTAGAGCTAATTTATTGTAAGCTGGATTTTTTTCCTTGAGTTGGAGAACTTTTTCTCTATGTTTTAAATATCTCTCTAAATAGAGTTTTTATTTTTCAGGTCGTAAATTTGTTTGTCCTTTTGTCTGATGAATCTGCGGATTCGCAGTATTTTTACTTACATAATAACTAGATAGTGCAGTTATACCCGATGCCATTATTGTTGCTGTAGCTGCTATTATTGCTGTTACAATCACTTTGTCATTACAAGATTTCTTTTTATCATCTTCACTGGGGCTGGGATTAACCTGATGTGAATTTTGATTAGGATTAACCTGACTTGAAATTGGGTTAGAATTAGCCTGATTTGGATGAGCACTTGGACTAATTACACTTGAAGTACTGGAATTTCTTCCTTTGGTTCCTTTAAATGAGTAATCTGTCGATGGAAGAGTGCTAATGACAATAGAATTTACTTTGAGATTCTGCTCACCTAGAGTAATGATGCTATTTTCATTTAAGCCAAATTCTTTATTATACTCTAGTTCTTTCTCATCTATAAGAGAAAGATTTTGTGGACTCAAATTCTTAATAAAGAAGCGTTGTTGCTGTAAATCAAAACGTATTTCAACATGTACCTTTGATACACTCATATGATTCAGTTTTACATCGCAATCAGCACGACCAACAGTAATTTCACCATTCTTGGTCTGCTGTTGGAAAATCTCCTGAGTTTTTAGTTGACCATTTTCTTCCCATTCTAAAGAGATAGACCACTGTAATGAAGGTGGATTTTGTAAAGTTGCGCTCATTGTTCTAATCCTCTAACTATATCGTCACTAATTACAAGTTTTTTCAGTTGTAAATTTGTCAGATACAAAATATGCATTTTTGTAAAATTAAATTGCATTTAAAGTTTAAAAAGCAATATTTTCTACAAAAAACTAGAACTTACGCATTGACAGAAAGTTAATTTAAATACAAATAAATCTTCTATTGAAGAGGAGATTTTAAAAGTATTCAATGCTTCACTTTGTTTCATAGAATGGCAAATCGGTCTTTTCAGATAACCTTTCAAGCTTGCCAAAATAAACTTCAAACAATCTTGGGTGGATTCCGTAACAGAAATATTTAATTTATTTCTATTATTTTTTTATTTTTAGAAAAAAAAGTAATATAAAATATTAAAAAATATCTATATATCTGTATGCGAGGTGAAGATATTTATACAGCGCGTAAGTCCTAAAAATTATAAAATCAATTAACAAAATTTGCTCTGTTCAGCTGTTCATTTTTGTTTCTCTGCCTACCCTTGAGAAATCCGGTATCCTTGATAGGCATAAACTAGACATGATTGATGCCTCTACAGGAGCCACGAATCACCGTTGTTTAGTTCAATCAAAAACGCTGCAAAGACCCTCATAATTTTGATACCCTAGCTAAAATAGATCGGGGAACGTGAAACGTGGATATTCAAATTGGGCGAGCAAAGACAGCTCGTAGAGCTTACGGAATAGATGAAATTGCCCTAGTACCGGGTAACAGAACTCTAGATCCAAGTTTGGCAGATACTAAGTGGCGCATTGGCAATATAGAGCGCGAAATCCCAATTATTGCTAGTGCAATGGATAGCGTAGTCGATGTTCGCATGGCTATCCTTTTATCACAGCTAGGAGCATTGGGTGTCTTAAACTTAGAAGGAATTCACACTCGCTATGCCAACCCAGACCCAATTTTAGACCGGATTGCCTCAGTGGGAAAAGATGAATTTGTTCCCTTGATGCAAGAACTTTATGCTGAACCTATTAAACCAGAATTAATTGAACAACGGATTAGGGAAATTAAACAACAAGGTGGCATTGCAGCCGTGAGTGCAACTCCTGTAGGGGCAAGTAAATTTGGTTCAGTGGTGGCAAAAGCTGGTGCAGATTTATTTTTTGTGCAAGCAACCGTGGTTTCTACTGCACACCTGTCACCGGAGTCTATTGTACCACTGGATTTGGCAAAATTTTGCCAAGAAATGCCAATACCTGTGGTATTAGGGAACTGCGTGAGTTATGAAGTCAGCCTCAATTTGATGAAAGCAGGGGCTGCAGCAGTCCTTGTGGGAATTGGTCCTGGTGCAGCGTGTACCTCGCGTGGTGTGCTAGGTGTAGGTTTACCACAAGCAACGGCGATCGCCGACTGTGCTGCTGCACGGGATGACTATTACCAAGAAACTGGCAAATATGTGCCAGTCATTGCTGATGGTGGTTTAATCACAGGTGGCGATATTTGCAAGTGCATTGCCTGTGGTGCTGATGGAGTGATGATTGGCTCTCCCTTTGCAAGAGCTGCTGAAGCTCCTGGACGGGGATACCATTGGGGAATGGCAACTCCGAGTCCAGTCTTACCTCGTGGTACGCGCATTCGTGTCAGCACCACTGGTACCCTAGAGCAAATCCTCACCGGACCTGCACAACTTGATGATGGGACTCATAATCTTTTGGGAGCCTTGAAGACGAGTATGGGCACTTTGGGAGCCAAAAACATTAAAGAAATGCAGCAAGTAGAAGTTGTCATTGCTCCTTCTCTGTTGACCGAAGGCAAGGTGTACCAAAAAGCACAACAATTAGGTATGGGCAAGTGAAGGAACTGGGTACTGGGGGCTGGATACTTGGGAACTGGGAAGAAAATTCTTATATTCCGGCATTTAAAAATATTCAATACCCAATACTCAAAATGCCCAATCACTCATCCCCTAATCTTAAAGAAATTTTTCCAGACTCTCGAACTCTTACTGGAAAAATCGCATATGTCGCCTAAAATAGAGATAGCGGAGACGCATGTTTCCGTTCACTCCTCACACCACACTCCGCCCGGACACTGTTCGGGCGGTTCCTTAATTAACTATTTTTGAATAAGTTCATCACTCTTATGCAAAAGTATGTGTCTGACTGCTTGGCAGTGGTTTTTGCTATGGTAGAATCTTCAGCAAACAGCAAAATAATCATAGGCGAAGGTTTTTAGGCATGTCAGCAGCCGCACAAGTTACAGACTCCACCTTTAAACAGGAAGTACTAGATAGCGAGGTTCCTGTTTTAGTTGACTTTTGGGCACCATGGTGCGGACCTTGCCGAATGGTTGCCCCTGTTGTAGATGAAATCGCCTCCCAGTACGAAAACCAACTCAAGGTAGTTAAAGTCAATACCGATGAGAACCCGAATGTTGCTAGCCAATACGGCATTCGCAGCATTCCTACATTGATGATTTTTAAGGGTGGACAAAAAGTTGATATGGTGGTTGGTGCCGTACCGAAAACGACACTAGCTAATACTTTGGAAAAGTATCTTTGAACACAACTGCCTTACAACTGCTAGAGAGTATTCGATTTGTAAAGGGCGTCAGGTAATTTTTTGTAAACAGTGGAGAGGCGGCAAGTTTCGCCTCTTCATCGGTTTGTTACCTTTGTGGTTCAAGGTATCTTTGGCAGGGCGTAGGCTATCATAGCAGTTATTTGTAAAGTAAACATGAATCGTCACCAGCACCTTTGTTCGTATTTAACCAAAGGTGCATTTTATTGTGAACAAGTGTTCTAAGAGTCAATAGTCAAAAAGCTTTAGACTTTCGACTTTCCTTAGGGGTTTATAAATTTAACATTAAATTGAGATAGAATGTAATGCCATTTTGGCAGCAGTTCTCATGATCTCCGAAGCGTCGTTTGACACATTAGAATCTCTCCAAGCGGATCTCGCTGAATTATTTGAACATTTACCAACGTTGAAGCATCGGCAATATATCATGCAGGCACTAGCGACCATAGTGCGTTTAGCTCACAAGAGTGCAGAAATAGAGCGTCTCGATTGGAAGATATTGTCGTCTGCTTTAGCGGATATGGAGCAGGGTTTCCAGCTATTTTATGCCTACCGACACGTTCGCAAAGTCACGATCTTTGGTTCTGCTCGCCTATCGCCAGAAACACCAGAATACCTCATGGCATATGACTTTGCTCGTTATGTTTGTCGGTTAGGATTTATGGTCATGACAGGCGGTGGCGGTGGAATTATGCAGGCGGGTAACGAAGGTGCGGGACGAGAAAATTCTTTTGGCTTAAATATTCAACTCCCATTTGAGCAACAGGCAAACCCGATTATTGAGGGAGATCCTAAGCTGATACACTTCAAGTATTTCTTCACGCGCAAGCTGTTTCTCTTAAAAGAAAGCGATGCTATAGCTTTGTTTCCTGGTGGTTTTGGCACTCAAGACGAAGCATTTGAGTGCATGACCTTAAGCCAGACAGGTAAATTTGGTCCAGTACCTCTAGTTTTAATTGACCACCCAGGAGGCGATTATTGGCGGTCTTGGAGCGAATACATTGAGAAGCAACTCGTGCAAAAAGGTCTAGTCAGTCCTGATGACCCCAGCCTTTATACAGTGACAGACAACCTGGATATAGCTTGCAAAGCCATTACCAGCTTTTACCAAGTCTATCACTCCTGCCGCTACGTGGGCGATCGCTTGGTCATCCGTCTGAAGATAGATATATCAGATGCGGAAGTAGAACAACTCAATGCTGATTTCAGCGACATTCTTGTTACAGGACGTATTGAAAAAAGTCAGGCTTTACCGCAAGAATCGCAAGATGAAACCTTTGGGCTACCTCGTCTGATTTTGTACTTCAATCAACGAGATTTAGGGCGGTTGTACCAGCTGATCAAAGTGATTAACCAAATGGGTACTCCTTCACCAGAAGAAAAGGCACATCCGGAAAGGAAGTAGCTTCTCAACAACCTCTTATGGGGTGGGCTGGAAAGCCCGCCCTAAATTGAGGAGACAGGTGAGGACACCTGTCCCATATGACAATCAGAACTATTTAGGCTTTAGCGGGAGTCGTTGACTCAACTTCACTCAAAACCCAATTGACTAGGGTACGAACACCGAAGCCAGTTGCACCTGGACTGTTGTAACCATTTTCTTTTTCTGTCCAAACAGGACCAGCAACGTCTAAGTGCGCCCAAGGAGTTTCTTTAACAAACTGCTTGAGGAATAAAGCAGCGGTAATTGAACCACCAGCACGCGGTCCGGTATTCTTCATGTCGGCAATACCGGACTTCAGCCCTTCAAAGTATTTTTCTTCCATTGGCAGCCGCCAAAACTTTTCCCCTGCGGTTTCACCAGCTTTCTGTAGCTGCCCAGCTAAAGCATCATCCGGAGAGAACAAACCAGCAATTTCATCTCCCAAGGCAATTATACAAGCACCCGTGAGAGTCGCTAAATCAACAATTGCATCCACTCCCAGTTTCTCAGCAAAGACTAAGG
The sequence above is a segment of the Mastigocladopsis repens PCC 10914 genome. Coding sequences within it:
- a CDS encoding FHA domain-containing protein — encoded protein: MSATLQNPPSLQWSISLEWEENGQLKTQEIFQQQTKNGEITVGRADCDVKLNHMSVSKVHVEIRFDLQQQRFFIKNLSPQNLSLIDEKELEYNKEFGLNENSIITLGEQNLKVNSIVISTLPSTDYSFKGTKGRNSSTSSVISPSAHPNQANSNPISSQVNPNQNSHQVNPSPSEDDKKKSCNDKVIVTAIIAATATIMASGITALSSYYVSKNTANPQIHQTKGQTNLRPEK
- a CDS encoding GuaB3 family IMP dehydrogenase-related protein: MDIQIGRAKTARRAYGIDEIALVPGNRTLDPSLADTKWRIGNIEREIPIIASAMDSVVDVRMAILLSQLGALGVLNLEGIHTRYANPDPILDRIASVGKDEFVPLMQELYAEPIKPELIEQRIREIKQQGGIAAVSATPVGASKFGSVVAKAGADLFFVQATVVSTAHLSPESIVPLDLAKFCQEMPIPVVLGNCVSYEVSLNLMKAGAAAVLVGIGPGAACTSRGVLGVGLPQATAIADCAAARDDYYQETGKYVPVIADGGLITGGDICKCIACGADGVMIGSPFARAAEAPGRGYHWGMATPSPVLPRGTRIRVSTTGTLEQILTGPAQLDDGTHNLLGALKTSMGTLGAKNIKEMQQVEVVIAPSLLTEGKVYQKAQQLGMGK
- the trxA gene encoding thioredoxin, giving the protein MFSKQQNNHRRRFLGMSAAAQVTDSTFKQEVLDSEVPVLVDFWAPWCGPCRMVAPVVDEIASQYENQLKVVKVNTDENPNVASQYGIRSIPTLMIFKGGQKVDMVVGAVPKTTLANTLEKYL
- a CDS encoding LOG family protein — encoded protein: MISEASFDTLESLQADLAELFEHLPTLKHRQYIMQALATIVRLAHKSAEIERLDWKILSSALADMEQGFQLFYAYRHVRKVTIFGSARLSPETPEYLMAYDFARYVCRLGFMVMTGGGGGIMQAGNEGAGRENSFGLNIQLPFEQQANPIIEGDPKLIHFKYFFTRKLFLLKESDAIALFPGGFGTQDEAFECMTLSQTGKFGPVPLVLIDHPGGDYWRSWSEYIEKQLVQKGLVSPDDPSLYTVTDNLDIACKAITSFYQVYHSCRYVGDRLVIRLKIDISDAEVEQLNADFSDILVTGRIEKSQALPQESQDETFGLPRLILYFNQRDLGRLYQLIKVINQMGTPSPEEKAHPERK